The nucleotide window TATATAAAATTAGCTCACAAAGGCTTAAAATGAATAATAAAATAGAAAACTTTAAAACAGAACCTTTACATGAACCAGAATATGTTCATCCTGTAAAAATAAAATATACACAAAATGGAAAAGATAAGACTTGGGAAGCAGTTAGGAATTTTGATTCTGTAGCAGTTTTGCTATATCATGAAGAAAAAGAATCCTTTGTTTTAGTTAAACAATTTAGACCAGCAGTTTATTTAAATGATGAAAGTAAGAAATTTACTTATGAACTTTGTGCAGGACTTGTTGATAAAGATACAACTTTAGTTCAAATCGCAAAGGAAGAGATAGATGAAGAGTGTGGTTTTGATGTTCCTGTAGAAAGTATTGAGAAAATTACATCTTTTTATACAAATGTAGGTGTAAGTGGTGGTTGTCAACATCTTTATTATGCAAAGATAAATGATAGTATGAAAATTCATGAGGGTGGAGGAATACAAGATGAGCAAATTGAACTTATGTATTTACCTTTAAATGAGTATAAAGAGTTTATCTATGATGAATCAAAAGCAAAAACACCTGGGTTAATGTTTGCTTTTATGTGGTTTATGGAAAATCAATAAATAAAATGTATATAAAA belongs to Arcobacter sp. CECT 8983 and includes:
- a CDS encoding NUDIX hydrolase, coding for MNNKIENFKTEPLHEPEYVHPVKIKYTQNGKDKTWEAVRNFDSVAVLLYHEEKESFVLVKQFRPAVYLNDESKKFTYELCAGLVDKDTTLVQIAKEEIDEECGFDVPVESIEKITSFYTNVGVSGGCQHLYYAKINDSMKIHEGGGIQDEQIELMYLPLNEYKEFIYDESKAKTPGLMFAFMWFMENQ